From a single Sporosarcina oncorhynchi genomic region:
- a CDS encoding polysaccharide deacetylase family protein: protein MKKMYSILAIALGLLLFMTIGTGKAQAAVGNGERAIGLHDRILPINDIRVIDGDTKVPLTDMEKTFYLTVTTEDGKTTIDKYGKQFVFDAATGMTTLDGTVEAWKPIVEIDGNLFISVKYLTREIGFKMEYFTSIRTIRIYRDDYEHMNHDAYELMVKKAIEAAKPAPPAKPTKPSKPANPNKKAVVYLTFDDGPNQFTLKNNDTLNKYKAPATFFFIGNEMKHQPSIVKKMAKSDHSIGTHSMSHNQKLVYQSTNGFIAEMSGAADLLAKQSGKQSKLVRVPYGSVPHVTPAMQKSLKTKGYKMWDWNVDSNDWQYKDTQADQIVKNVQDGVTKQAKAGEKQIIVLMHDRSQTAIALPKIIEWLQKEGYELKKYEPSNHISKNFLKDPEL from the coding sequence ATGAAAAAAATGTATTCGATTCTAGCTATTGCGCTTGGCTTGTTGCTGTTCATGACAATTGGAACCGGGAAAGCGCAAGCGGCTGTTGGGAACGGTGAACGCGCCATCGGTCTACATGACCGTATTTTGCCAATCAACGATATCCGAGTCATTGACGGAGACACGAAAGTGCCGCTTACAGATATGGAAAAGACCTTTTATCTAACAGTGACTACAGAAGACGGTAAAACAACAATCGATAAATACGGGAAACAGTTCGTTTTTGATGCCGCTACAGGAATGACGACATTAGATGGCACTGTAGAAGCATGGAAGCCGATTGTTGAGATTGACGGCAACCTCTTCATCAGCGTGAAATACCTAACGCGGGAAATCGGCTTCAAGATGGAATACTTCACAAGTATCCGTACAATCCGAATCTATCGCGACGACTACGAACATATGAATCATGATGCATATGAATTGATGGTGAAAAAAGCAATCGAGGCGGCCAAACCGGCTCCACCTGCGAAGCCTACAAAACCATCAAAACCAGCGAATCCGAATAAAAAAGCGGTTGTCTATTTGACATTCGATGACGGCCCGAACCAATTCACATTAAAAAATAACGATACGTTGAATAAATACAAAGCACCAGCGACATTCTTCTTCATTGGCAATGAAATGAAACACCAGCCATCCATTGTCAAAAAGATGGCGAAAAGCGATCATTCTATCGGTACACATAGCATGAGCCACAATCAGAAACTCGTCTATCAATCTACGAACGGGTTCATTGCGGAAATGAGCGGTGCCGCAGACCTGCTAGCGAAACAATCCGGCAAACAGTCAAAACTCGTGCGCGTTCCATACGGCAGCGTTCCGCATGTTACACCAGCCATGCAAAAAAGTCTGAAGACAAAAGGCTATAAAATGTGGGACTGGAACGTCGATTCAAACGATTGGCAGTACAAAGACACACAAGCTGACCAAATCGTCAAAAACGTCCAGGACGGCGTCACGAAACAAGCCAAAGCAGGCGAAAAACAAATCATCGTCCTCATGCACGACCGTAGCCAAACCGCCATTGCCTTACCCAAAATCATCGAATGGCTACAAAAAGAAGGCTACGAACTCAAAAAATACGAACCATCCAATCACATCAGCAAAAACTTCCTAAAAGACCCAGAACTCTAA
- a CDS encoding flagellar hook-basal body protein produces the protein MIRSMSTAVNTMNQLQHQIDNIGNNLSNSATNGYKSNETNFQELLYQQFTNDKADTAQRQTPVGIRYGVGAMLGSAQMNWKVGYLQMTGRDLDFALTEPKQYFNLLMPGEGGEQTVYTRAGNFYISPVDGGNVMLVNGEGYPVADSAGQPITFADNVKGYTMLPGGVLEVTQNDGTTDRIQMGVTTLERPNLMTRLSSTDFALPANLADLGVTAADVLTEMNGAARNRIGMENQKLEASNVNYEKEMTDLINVQRSYQFNARTVTLADQMLGLINSIR, from the coding sequence ATGATACGGTCAATGTCAACAGCAGTCAATACGATGAATCAATTGCAGCACCAAATCGATAATATCGGCAATAATTTATCCAATTCCGCTACAAACGGCTATAAATCAAATGAAACAAACTTCCAAGAATTGCTCTATCAGCAATTCACTAATGATAAAGCCGATACCGCACAACGGCAAACGCCTGTTGGGATTCGATACGGAGTCGGCGCAATGCTCGGTTCTGCCCAAATGAACTGGAAAGTCGGTTACCTGCAAATGACAGGGCGCGACCTCGATTTTGCATTAACGGAACCGAAGCAATATTTCAATCTCCTCATGCCTGGTGAAGGCGGCGAGCAGACAGTGTATACACGCGCAGGGAACTTCTATATTTCACCTGTTGACGGTGGCAACGTGATGCTTGTGAACGGTGAAGGATATCCGGTAGCGGACAGTGCTGGTCAACCGATTACATTTGCTGATAATGTGAAAGGGTATACTATGCTACCCGGTGGTGTGCTTGAAGTGACGCAGAACGACGGCACGACAGACCGTATTCAGATGGGTGTGACGACGCTTGAACGTCCGAACCTTATGACGCGTCTATCATCAACGGATTTTGCATTACCTGCGAACTTGGCTGACCTCGGCGTGACTGCAGCAGATGTACTGACAGAAATGAATGGGGCAGCGCGCAACCGGATTGGCATGGAAAATCAGAAGCTTGAAGCATCAAACGTTAATTATGAAAAAGAGATGACAGACTTGATCAATGTCCAACGTTCTTATCAATTCAACGCACGGACAGTTACACTTGCCGATCAGATGCTAGGGTTAATTAACAGCATCCGATAA
- a CDS encoding biotin/lipoyl-binding protein, whose protein sequence is MNKRMSITVAIIISLFIAVNVHLLYSPKSTVPQSLYVHQYERMTTNHFEEQLPKEALVSPEAIYTVYVGNDETIDTWLVKEGDHVQVGDEIATLQTERAESQLAAWEAEQDALYAQQVEIESTLYNLEADRRNAKKSTTNVNTTESPNNSDIDLTVDVQVDVSQDGAFAQAIAEAERERAEIGRKLTVLQAQLAQNESRPAMVSPVNGIVSSVDRHGYKLAADIYSTTKVITTYAQLEEWQKIEPGNLVRIQQNGLTTVIDGSVQSVSEIPATDSRWQEAFEQLEPAVKEGNPLEFYEIGIGPLEELTALPFGANVNATIIVNEADAVSVKLHWLDTPHNEQATAWKLDKTGKGIRTQLATPFEVSKRAVITEGLEKDDVVIYNKNIAQFETPFSVFLPFPMEIPTKNQWRTFGWKNYLKYGFLE, encoded by the coding sequence ATGAACAAACGTATGTCCATTACCGTCGCCATCATCATAAGCCTGTTCATCGCAGTGAACGTCCATCTGCTGTATTCACCAAAAAGCACCGTCCCACAATCATTGTATGTCCACCAGTACGAACGCATGACGACGAACCACTTTGAAGAACAACTTCCCAAAGAAGCACTCGTCTCACCCGAAGCGATCTACACCGTCTATGTCGGCAACGACGAAACCATTGACACATGGCTCGTGAAGGAAGGCGATCACGTGCAGGTTGGTGATGAAATCGCGACATTACAGACAGAACGTGCAGAGAGCCAACTCGCGGCATGGGAAGCGGAACAGGACGCGCTTTACGCACAGCAAGTCGAAATCGAATCGACACTTTATAACTTAGAAGCTGACCGTAGAAACGCCAAAAAAAGCACGACAAACGTGAATACGACTGAATCACCGAACAACTCCGATATTGACCTGACCGTTGATGTCCAAGTTGACGTCTCACAAGACGGTGCATTTGCCCAAGCCATTGCAGAAGCGGAACGGGAACGTGCGGAAATTGGACGTAAACTGACCGTCTTACAAGCACAACTTGCGCAAAACGAATCACGTCCCGCTATGGTTAGCCCAGTTAACGGCATCGTTTCATCGGTTGATCGGCACGGATACAAACTTGCCGCAGATATCTACAGCACGACAAAAGTAATTACAACGTATGCGCAACTTGAAGAATGGCAAAAAATTGAACCTGGCAATCTCGTCCGTATTCAACAGAACGGTTTGACGACGGTCATTGATGGATCCGTCCAATCTGTTTCTGAAATTCCAGCAACGGATTCAAGGTGGCAGGAAGCATTCGAACAGCTCGAACCCGCTGTAAAAGAAGGCAACCCACTAGAATTCTATGAAATCGGCATTGGACCGCTAGAAGAGTTGACGGCATTACCGTTCGGCGCAAATGTCAACGCAACAATCATCGTCAACGAAGCGGACGCTGTGTCGGTGAAATTGCACTGGCTCGATACCCCGCACAATGAGCAGGCCACTGCTTGGAAACTGGACAAGACCGGAAAAGGAATCCGTACACAACTAGCGACACCATTCGAAGTGTCTAAACGCGCTGTAATAACGGAAGGGTTGGAAAAAGACGATGTCGTTATCTACAACAAAAACATCGCTCAATTCGAAACGCCATTCAGCGTCTTCCTGCCGTTCCCGATGGAAATACCAACAAAGAACCAGTGGCGCACATTCGGCTGGAAGAACTATTTAAAATATGGTTTTCTCGAATAA
- a CDS encoding DNA-directed RNA polymerase subunit beta, which produces MIDDKQKTPQWDHMKQKDATEQQIVASRMQRNQQKKNNPEAKEEQREKSRIWVQIRLFPIWLRIILVIAILGIAAVLGAMVGYGYIGDGQPSDVLNKDTWTHIIDIISGKES; this is translated from the coding sequence ATGATAGATGACAAACAAAAAACGCCCCAGTGGGATCATATGAAGCAGAAGGATGCCACGGAACAGCAAATCGTCGCTTCCAGAATGCAACGAAACCAGCAAAAAAAGAACAACCCCGAAGCCAAAGAGGAACAACGTGAAAAATCACGTATATGGGTTCAAATTCGATTATTCCCGATATGGCTACGCATAATCCTCGTTATCGCTATACTTGGGATTGCAGCAGTCCTTGGGGCAATGGTCGGATACGGCTATATCGGTGATGGACAACCGTCAGATGTACTGAACAAGGACACGTGGACACATATTATCGATATCATAAGCGGGAAAGAGTCGTAA
- a CDS encoding YwpF family protein has translation MKTFKMISIGILDGEKLVDFPLIDGIIINQENSHRLWVLELFIASEHEAFFTRLKDTDELVEARVVISYPGNEPAGFRVTVDAIQQIGDNISVLLKGRLKRARSKYAEHLLEELITEGLGGDALLKRFESDMRERPRLKKDIEHQDDRTDVELP, from the coding sequence TTGAAGACATTTAAAATGATTTCGATTGGCATATTGGATGGGGAGAAACTAGTAGATTTCCCGCTGATCGACGGCATTATCATCAACCAGGAGAACAGTCATCGGCTATGGGTTCTTGAGTTGTTCATCGCAAGTGAGCATGAAGCATTTTTCACACGTTTGAAAGATACAGACGAACTCGTGGAAGCGCGTGTCGTCATATCTTATCCGGGCAATGAGCCGGCAGGATTCCGTGTCACTGTCGATGCCATACAGCAAATTGGCGACAATATATCCGTCTTGTTAAAAGGCCGTCTGAAACGTGCGCGCTCGAAATATGCAGAACATCTCCTGGAAGAATTGATTACAGAAGGACTAGGCGGTGACGCGCTGCTAAAGCGGTTTGAATCCGATATGCGCGAGCGTCCGCGATTGAAGAAGGATATCGAGCATCAAGATGATCGTACAGACGTGGAGCTACCGTAA
- a CDS encoding single-stranded DNA-binding protein, which yields MNQVALVGRITKDPVLRKLSEGRLQTSFILAVNRNFKNQQGEVGTDFILCTAWGKTAENTAKHCGKGSLVGVGGRIQSRTYEREDNTRVFVTEIIGEEIRFLSTKRRENDNMYEDHGFGTKEANTRAVSTEQDDAQKNFHLPQDEKDGLPIF from the coding sequence GTGAACCAAGTGGCACTCGTAGGACGAATAACGAAAGATCCCGTCTTACGGAAATTATCGGAAGGCAGACTGCAAACAAGCTTCATCCTAGCCGTTAACCGCAACTTTAAAAACCAGCAAGGTGAAGTAGGGACCGACTTCATACTTTGCACGGCTTGGGGGAAAACGGCGGAAAACACAGCGAAACATTGCGGAAAAGGTTCGTTAGTCGGTGTGGGTGGACGCATCCAATCGAGAACATACGAACGGGAAGACAATACGCGTGTTTTCGTCACCGAAATAATCGGCGAAGAAATTCGATTCCTTTCGACAAAGCGGCGTGAAAACGACAATATGTACGAAGACCACGGGTTCGGAACGAAAGAAGCAAATACGCGGGCCGTTTCAACCGAACAAGATGACGCTCAAAAGAATTTCCATCTGCCACAGGACGAAAAAGACGGATTGCCTATTTTCTAA
- a CDS encoding DEAD/DEAH box helicase, whose product MRKMDALNLLFQLSIHRGADGSYEVSAIDGAKRVVSPARLSTFLFFMNEQALYGLLSSTDDEAVYLNTNEFLQVFAGKTHPYATFSGLTTTDDEHLTALKEAADVWNRSDFWEHAELDAGEIRFDVEKIGISDLTAMVLHDAIKEKIQASAIQLDQLPALLPHLRKFGWPGESVSTIPVRVAFRLTEPAEDGHTEWLLETVVVSERGAHWTPAARKVNAPIEDALPAKWKEYATEISEKQSEMVSFLRSTEVEPGQRFLSMPMSDPEVRQFIQEDLPVFQSFGYPVILPAWLKTVTESKMRVRTSANVQSYRSAAGLDEVLSFDWNFSLAGKEIDQDSFRKMVDENREFIRSGDEWFHIDPLWLKRIKELMEQADAGEWTVKDLLFQEIPEEIVPIEDDSESDDPLLAFSMKQSLREYVEMVSDKSGLPAAGIPETLQAELRPYQVEGYNWLVFMRDNKFGACLADDMGLGKTVQLITYLLNVHARPETSSPSLIICPTSVLGNWQKEIERFAPSLSVHTHYGPSRAKDEEFVKLLAESKPDVILTTYGTATQDDETLGSTVFASITLDEAQNIKNMQTKQSRAIRKLHGVHQIALTGTPIENRLSELWAIFDFIHKGYFGSFRTFTEQFIIPIERDDSELEKRKLRAKIRPFLLRRTKNDPDLQLNLPKKLEQNEYVALTTEQAALYESFIEDTKFKLETLTGFERKGLILKMLSRLKQLCNHPALFLKEPSAPAEQMLGRSIKLDRIVSMAAEIAANGEQCLIFTQYIGMGQLIRQCLSELHDIDVPFLSGSMPKGQRDHLVEAFQAGEFPIFILSLKAGGTGLNLTGANHVLHADRWWNPAVENQATDRAYRIGQTKFVHVHKFVSVGTIEEKIDKMLVEKAALSADLIQSSQWITELSDTELDDLLTFER is encoded by the coding sequence ATGAGAAAAATGGATGCATTGAATCTACTTTTCCAGTTGAGTATCCACCGGGGGGCGGATGGAAGCTACGAAGTTTCCGCAATTGACGGTGCCAAAAGGGTCGTCTCCCCTGCACGCTTGTCCACATTTTTGTTTTTCATGAATGAACAGGCATTGTACGGATTATTGTCATCAACAGATGACGAAGCGGTGTATTTGAATACGAATGAATTTTTGCAAGTGTTTGCCGGTAAAACACACCCGTACGCAACGTTCAGCGGCTTAACGACTACTGACGATGAACATCTGACTGCTTTGAAGGAAGCCGCTGATGTGTGGAACCGTTCCGATTTCTGGGAACACGCTGAGCTGGACGCAGGCGAAATACGATTTGACGTAGAAAAAATCGGGATTTCTGATCTTACTGCGATGGTTTTGCATGATGCGATTAAAGAAAAAATACAAGCTTCTGCCATTCAACTCGATCAGTTGCCGGCGTTATTGCCGCATCTTCGCAAGTTTGGTTGGCCGGGTGAGTCGGTTTCGACCATTCCGGTGCGTGTGGCATTCCGTTTAACGGAGCCTGCTGAAGATGGTCATACAGAATGGTTGCTAGAGACGGTGGTAGTCAGTGAGCGCGGTGCACATTGGACGCCTGCTGCGCGCAAGGTGAATGCACCGATTGAAGATGCGTTGCCCGCGAAATGGAAAGAGTATGCGACAGAAATTAGTGAAAAGCAGTCCGAAATGGTGTCATTTTTACGTTCGACTGAAGTGGAACCGGGCCAGCGCTTTTTGTCGATGCCAATGTCCGATCCGGAAGTGCGTCAGTTCATTCAAGAGGATTTGCCGGTGTTTCAGTCTTTTGGCTATCCGGTTATATTGCCCGCTTGGTTGAAGACGGTAACTGAATCCAAGATGCGGGTGCGGACGAGTGCGAATGTGCAGTCGTACCGTTCGGCTGCTGGACTCGATGAAGTACTGTCGTTCGATTGGAACTTCTCGCTTGCAGGCAAGGAGATCGATCAGGATTCGTTCCGGAAGATGGTTGATGAGAATCGGGAGTTCATCCGTTCAGGTGATGAGTGGTTCCATATCGATCCTCTTTGGCTTAAACGGATTAAAGAGCTAATGGAGCAGGCGGATGCGGGTGAATGGACGGTGAAGGATCTGCTGTTCCAAGAGATTCCTGAAGAAATTGTCCCGATTGAAGATGATAGTGAATCGGATGATCCATTGCTTGCGTTTTCGATGAAGCAGTCATTGCGTGAATACGTGGAGATGGTATCGGATAAATCCGGTCTCCCTGCTGCTGGTATACCGGAAACGCTGCAAGCTGAGTTGAGACCCTACCAAGTTGAAGGGTATAACTGGCTTGTTTTCATGCGAGATAATAAGTTTGGTGCATGTCTCGCGGATGATATGGGGCTCGGGAAAACCGTTCAGCTCATTACGTATTTGCTGAATGTCCATGCGCGTCCCGAGACGTCTTCTCCTTCGCTCATCATTTGTCCGACGAGTGTGCTCGGCAACTGGCAAAAAGAAATTGAACGGTTTGCGCCGTCACTTTCGGTGCACACGCATTATGGTCCTTCGCGGGCGAAAGACGAGGAGTTCGTGAAATTGCTTGCGGAGAGCAAACCAGATGTTATTTTAACGACGTACGGAACGGCGACGCAAGATGATGAAACACTTGGTAGCACGGTGTTTGCGAGTATTACACTCGATGAAGCGCAAAATATTAAGAACATGCAGACGAAACAGTCACGGGCGATTCGTAAATTGCATGGTGTACATCAGATTGCTTTGACAGGGACGCCGATTGAGAATAGATTGTCCGAGCTTTGGGCGATTTTCGACTTTATTCATAAAGGGTATTTCGGCAGTTTCCGGACGTTTACGGAGCAGTTCATCATTCCGATTGAACGGGATGATTCTGAGCTTGAAAAACGGAAGTTGCGGGCAAAGATCCGTCCGTTTTTATTGCGCCGGACGAAAAATGATCCTGATTTGCAGTTGAATCTGCCTAAGAAACTTGAGCAGAATGAATATGTAGCGTTGACGACAGAGCAGGCGGCGTTATACGAAAGTTTCATAGAAGATACGAAGTTCAAGTTGGAAACGTTAACCGGCTTTGAACGTAAAGGGCTTATTTTGAAGATGTTGAGCCGACTGAAGCAGTTGTGTAACCACCCAGCATTGTTTTTGAAGGAACCTAGTGCTCCTGCTGAGCAAATGCTTGGACGGTCGATCAAGCTGGACCGGATTGTTTCGATGGCTGCTGAAATAGCGGCGAACGGTGAGCAATGTCTCATTTTCACGCAGTACATTGGTATGGGTCAACTGATTCGTCAATGCTTGTCCGAGTTGCATGATATCGATGTTCCGTTCCTATCGGGAAGTATGCCGAAGGGACAGCGGGATCATCTCGTGGAAGCATTCCAGGCTGGAGAGTTCCCGATTTTCATACTATCGCTGAAAGCCGGTGGAACTGGATTGAATTTGACAGGTGCGAATCATGTCTTGCACGCGGATCGCTGGTGGAATCCTGCCGTTGAAAATCAGGCAACAGACCGGGCTTACCGGATTGGACAGACGAAGTTCGTCCATGTCCACAAATTCGTCAGTGTGGGAACCATTGAAGAGAAGATTGATAAAATGCTCGTCGAGAAAGCTGCGTTATCGGCAGATCTGATCCAGTCGAGCCAGTGGATTACAGAGTTGTCTGATACAGAATTGGATGACTTGCTGACTTTTGAACGATAA
- a CDS encoding transcriptional regulator has product MLSVQRMRPFFTSQEDFRLRLVFAYQYFSIIKGGEVYQFVPTEGKEIVVNVKSLQVENLGEVFVFQRGSRFIRLPLYQLLLISDLHLHLTTLLEGTLNLKIPMLAVVTEEAALLIEELEAQNSLRMIDYALETNNVALFTQLTEGLHEF; this is encoded by the coding sequence ATGCTTTCTGTTCAACGCATGAGACCATTTTTCACTAGTCAGGAAGATTTCCGTCTACGCCTCGTGTTTGCATACCAATATTTCTCCATTATTAAAGGCGGTGAAGTCTACCAATTTGTCCCGACGGAAGGGAAAGAAATCGTCGTCAATGTCAAAAGCCTGCAAGTCGAAAACCTCGGAGAAGTGTTCGTCTTCCAACGGGGAAGTCGCTTCATCCGACTACCGCTCTACCAGCTATTGCTAATTTCAGACCTGCATCTTCACCTTACGACCTTACTAGAAGGTACGTTAAATCTAAAAATACCGATGCTGGCAGTCGTCACTGAAGAGGCGGCACTGCTCATCGAAGAACTCGAAGCGCAAAACAGCCTGCGCATGATAGACTATGCACTTGAAACAAACAATGTAGCACTGTTTACTCAGCTGACGGAAGGATTGCATGAATTTTGA
- the fabZ gene encoding 3-hydroxyacyl-ACP dehydratase FabZ has translation MLTAEQIQQIIPHRYPFLMVDRITELEEGKRAVGLKNVTINEEYFNGHFPGYPVMPGVLIVEALAQVGAVAMLKKEENRGRLAFFAGIDNCRFKRQVVPGDTLKLEVEITRLRGPIGKGKAIATVDGEVACEAEITFALGPVEQASN, from the coding sequence ATGCTAACGGCAGAACAGATTCAACAGATCATTCCGCATCGCTACCCATTCCTAATGGTCGATCGGATTACTGAACTGGAAGAAGGAAAACGCGCGGTCGGCTTGAAAAATGTTACCATCAATGAAGAATATTTTAACGGACATTTTCCTGGATATCCTGTCATGCCGGGAGTATTGATCGTGGAAGCGCTTGCACAAGTCGGAGCGGTTGCTATGCTTAAAAAAGAGGAAAACCGCGGCCGTCTGGCATTTTTCGCGGGAATCGACAATTGCCGTTTTAAACGCCAAGTCGTTCCGGGTGATACCCTCAAATTGGAAGTTGAAATTACACGCCTGCGCGGACCTATCGGTAAAGGGAAGGCGATTGCGACTGTAGATGGTGAAGTTGCATGTGAAGCAGAAATTACATTTGCGCTTGGCCCCGTGGAACAAGCTTCAAATTAA